One genomic region from Rosa rugosa chromosome 1, drRosRugo1.1, whole genome shotgun sequence encodes:
- the LOC133708792 gene encoding probable LRR receptor-like serine/threonine-protein kinase At2g24230 — protein MGFNFFASLLVLSLLLKPFACQQPNTDGFYVSQFLQKMGLSSSSSSLYNFSAPVCSWSGVFCDSENEYVIHLVASGLELSGSIPDTTIGKLTKLQSLDLSNNKITGLPSDLWSLGSLKNLNLSHNQIYGSLPNNIGNFGLLESFDISSNNFSGEIPADISSLTSLRVLRLSQNGFEMGIPSGIVGCQSLVEIDLSLNRLNGSLPDGFGAAFTKLKSLNLAGNEIHGRDSDLAEMKSITSLNISGNLFKGSVMGVLMELLEVIDLSKNQFEGHISQVQFNASYNWSHLVYLDLSENQLGGELFHNLTEAQNLKHLNLAHNRFTRHAFPSVEMFPSLEYLNLSKTSLTGQIPDELSQLSSLSTLDLSENHLIGQIPFLSLESLQVLDVSLNNLSGEVPVSLLEKLPWMKRFNFSYNNLTLCASEISTETLQKSFFGASNSCPIAANPALLRSQAAKDNHKGLKLALALALSMVCLLVGLLFLAVGCRRKTRMWEVKPTSYKEEQTISGPFSFQTDSTTWVADVKQATSVLVVIFEKPLLNFTFADLLSATSNFDRGTLLAEGKFGPVYRGFLPGGIHVAVKVLVHGSTLTDQEAAREFEYLGRIKHPNLVPLTGYCLAGEQRIAIYDYMENGNLQNLLHDLPLGVQTTEDWSTDTWEEDENNGIQHVGSEGLLTTWRFRHKIALGAARALAFLHHGCSPPIIHRDVKASSVYLDYNLEPRLSDFGLAKIFGSGLDEEISLGSPGYVPPEFTQAECDSLTPKSDVYCFGVVLFELITGKKPSGDDYPEEKEATLVSWVRGLVRKNKVSSAIDPKIRDTERDDQMEEALKIGYLCTADLPSKRPSMQQIVGLLKDIEPAGNQ, from the coding sequence ATGGGTTTCAACTTCTTTGCTTCTCTACTGGTTCTTTCACTGTTGTTGAAGCCATTTGCTTGTCAACAACCCAACACAGATGGGTTTTATGTCTCTCAGTTCTTGCAAAAGATGggtttgtcttcttcttcttcttcactttacAACTTCTCTGCTCCTGTTTGTTCATGGTCTGGAGTATTCTGTGATTCAGAAAATGAATATGTCATTCACTTAGTTGCTTCTGGCTTAGAACTCTCTGGTTCTATCCCTGATACCACTATTGGGAAGCTAAcaaagcttcaatctttggaCCTTAGCAACAACAAAATCACTGGTTTGCCATCAGATTTGTGGAGCTTAGGCTCACTCAAGAACCTTAATCTCTCCCATAACCAGATTTATGGGTCCTTGCCTAACAACATTGGCAACTTTGGCCTACTTGAAAGCTTTGATATTTCAAGTAACAATTTTTCTGGTGAGATTCCTGCAGATATAAGCTCACTTACCAGTCTCAGAGTTCTTAGGCTCAGTCAAAATGGGTTTGAAATGGGCATTCCTTCAGGAATTGTGGGTTGCCAATCTTTGGTTGAGATTGATCTTTCTTTGAATAGATTGAATGGGTCTCTCCCAGATGGTTTTGGTGCTGCTTTTACTAAGCTCAAAAGTTTGAATCTTGCTGGAAATGAGATTCATGGCAGGGACTCTGATTTGGCAGAGATGAAATCCATTACTAGTCTTAACATTTCTGGGAATCTGTTCAAGGGTTCAGTGATGGGtgtgttaatggagctgttggAGGTGATTGACCTGAGCAAGAACCAGTTTGAAGGTCACATTTCTCAGGTACAATTCAATGCTAGCTATAATTGGTCTCATTTGGTTTATTTAGACCTGTCTGAGAATCAACTTGGTGGAGAACTTTTTCATAATTTAACTGAAGCCCAAAATCTGAAGCACCTGAATCTAGCACACAATAGATTTACTAGGCATGCATTCCCTAGTGTTGAAATGTTTCCTAGTTTGGAATATCTTAATTTGTCGAAAACTAGTCTTACTGGTCAGATTCCTGATGAACTTTCTCAGTTGAGTAGCTTGAGTACACTTGATCTTTCTGAGAACCATCTGATAGGTCAAATTCCATTCCTGAGTCTAGAGAGTCTCCAAGTCCTTGATGTTTCACTCAACAATTTGAGTGGAGAAGTCCCGGTTTCGCTGTTGGAGAAACTTCCTTGGATGAAGAGGTTCAACTTCTCTTACAATAACTTGACACTTTGTGCTTCTGAAATCTCCACCGAAACCCTCCAAAAATCTTTCTTTGGTGCTTCAAACAGCTGCCCCATTGCTGCAAACCCAGCCCTTCTTAGAAGTCAAGCAGCTAAGGATAACCACAAGGGACTAAAGCTTGCATTGGCTTTGGCCCTCTCAATGGTGTGTTTGCTTGTTGGTTTGCTATTCCTAGCAGTTGGTTGCAGAAGGAAAACCAGAATGTGGGAAGTAAAGCCAACCTCATACAAGGAAGAACAAACTATATCCGGCCCCTTTTCCTTCCAGACTGACTCCACTACTTGGGTGGCAGATGTTAAGCAAGCAACATCAGTCCTTGTAGTGATTTTCGAGAAGCCATTGTTGAACTTCACATTCGCAGACCTCTTGTCAGCAACTTCAAATTTTGACCGCGGAACACTTTTGGCTGAAGGGAAGTTTGGGCCTGTTTACAGAGGATTTCTGCCAGGTGGAATTCATGTAGCAGTGAAAGTTTTAGTGCATGGTTCTACATTGACAGACCAGGAAGCTGCAAGGGAGTTTGAGTATCTTGGTCGAATCAAGCACCCCAATCTTGTTCCATTGACTGGATATTGCTTAGCTGGGGAGCAGAGAATTGCTATCTATGATTACATGGAGAATGGGAACCTTCAGAATTTGCTTCATGACTTGCCGCTTGGTGTTCAAACAACTGAGGACTGGAGCACAGATACTTGGGAAGAAGATGAAAACAATGGCATTCAACATGTTGGTTCTGAAGGGTTGTTAACAACTTGGAGGTTCCGTCACAAGATTGCTCTAGGTGCTGCCCGAGCATTGGCATTTCTACACCATGGTTGCTCACCTCCAATTATTCATAGAGATGTCAAGGCTAGTAGTGTTTATCTGGATTATAACTTGGAGCCAAGGTTATCTGATTTTGGACTGGCTAAGATTTTCGGTAGTGGTTTAGATGAAGAGATCTCTCTCGGCTCTCCTGGCTATGTGCCACCAGAGTTTACTCAGGCAGAATGTGATTCTCTAACACCAAAATCTGATGTATATTGCTTTGGAGTTGTTCTTTTTGAGCTCATTACTGGGAAAAAACCATCTGGTGATGATTATCCGGAGGAGAAAGAAGCAACTCTAGTGAGCTGGGTCAGAGGATTGGTTAGGAAGAACAAAGTGTCAAGCGCTATTGATCCGAAAATTCGTGATACAGAACGTGATGACCAAATGGAGGAGGCACTCAAGATTGGATATCTGTGCACAGCTGACCTTCCCTCAAAGCGACCAAGCATGCAACAGATAGTTGGACTTCTTAAAGATATTGAACCAGCAGGTAACCAATGA